A genomic stretch from Clostridia bacterium includes:
- a CDS encoding ribosomal-processing cysteine protease Prp encodes MIDVYAEKDGDLFTLAVRGHATGSEEVCAGVSAIVYALAGWAENYAEADVRTELESGDALVTFRGGSEAEAAFDMAVIGLKQIEAGHGRYISVRNAEI; translated from the coding sequence ATGATCGACGTTTACGCGGAGAAGGACGGCGATCTGTTTACCCTTGCCGTCAGGGGACACGCGACGGGCAGCGAGGAGGTCTGCGCCGGCGTGAGCGCGATTGTCTACGCGCTCGCCGGCTGGGCGGAGAATTACGCGGAGGCCGACGTGCGCACGGAGCTCGAATCCGGAGACGCGCTCGTTACCTTCCGCGGCGGAAGCGAGGCAGAGGCCGCTTTTGATATGGCCGTGATCGGTCTGAAACAAATAGAGGCGGGACACGGCCGATATATCAGCGTGAGAAATGCGGAAATATAG